The following are encoded together in the Desulfovibrio desulfuricans DSM 642 genome:
- a CDS encoding chemotaxis protein: MSQNSLLNVSNNELEIIEFIIDEKQPDGKVYSGHYGINVAKVLEIIRLPNITSVPSKCDPSVLGTFNLRGRVLPILNLAAWLGKEMATEENTKVIVTEFSGVQAAFMVSSVTSIHRMTWDRIEPPNQYVQAYSRESITGVLRIQDRVLFILDMEKILASLDSTLDMSQVEVDTSPVEGAGQFHLLVADDSSSLRNVMQSSLEKSGFQVTAVGSGRAAWDFLMHTREEAQAKGKELTDAVHLVISDIEMPEMDGHMLTAKIRETPGLSTLPIILFSSLITDALYEKGVKVGADRQVSKPDLPGLNKIIREVISEKLNK, encoded by the coding sequence ATGTCGCAAAACAGCTTGCTGAACGTTAGCAATAACGAACTTGAAATTATTGAATTTATCATTGATGAAAAGCAGCCGGACGGCAAGGTTTACAGCGGGCATTACGGCATCAACGTTGCCAAGGTGCTTGAAATCATCCGGCTGCCCAATATCACCAGTGTGCCCAGCAAGTGCGACCCTTCAGTACTCGGCACGTTCAATCTGCGCGGCAGGGTGCTGCCCATATTGAACCTTGCCGCATGGCTGGGCAAAGAAATGGCCACGGAAGAAAACACCAAGGTCATTGTCACCGAATTCAGCGGCGTGCAGGCGGCGTTTATGGTCTCCTCCGTCACCAGCATCCACCGCATGACCTGGGATCGCATTGAACCGCCGAACCAGTACGTGCAGGCCTATTCGCGCGAAAGCATCACGGGCGTTCTGCGTATTCAGGACCGTGTGCTTTTTATTCTGGACATGGAAAAAATCCTTGCCAGCCTCGACAGCACGCTGGACATGTCGCAGGTTGAGGTGGACACCTCCCCAGTGGAAGGCGCCGGTCAGTTCCACCTGCTGGTGGCTGACGATTCAAGTTCGCTGCGCAACGTCATGCAGTCGTCGCTGGAAAAATCCGGTTTTCAGGTCACGGCTGTGGGCAGTGGGCGCGCCGCTTGGGATTTTTTGATGCACACCCGTGAGGAAGCCCAGGCCAAGGGCAAGGAACTTACGGATGCGGTGCATCTGGTTATTTCCGACATTGAAATGCCGGAAATGGACGGGCACATGCTCACGGCAAAAATCCGTGAAACCCCCGGCCTCAGCACACTGCCCATCATCCTGTTCTCCTCGCTCATCACCGATGCGCTGTATGAAAAGGGCGTAAAGGTGGGGGCAGACAGGCAGGTTTCCAAGCCTGACCTACCCGGTCTGAACAAGATCATACGCGAAGTTATTTCCGAAAAACTGAACAAATAA
- a CDS encoding nitroreductase family protein encodes MAIPTSRTQSAATVCIETALCTGCGQCVAVCKDFGLRIEGGKACLAPQPLFGCVGCAHCMAVCPAGAITVRGRALGPEDMFALPPQSSAASFDAYYALLRRRRSVREFMPAEVGPELVERILDAARTAPTGVPPSDVNVLVLDSREKNRAFTSDFCAHLKTLGWLTAPWFLWLMRPFWGKANDGLFRNFVRPALAAFTSSMDAGKSIVTYDAPLVMYFYGSPWADPADPLVAASLAMLAGEALGLGTCMIGSIHPLLQWGGSAARFRKRHGIRCKSREGVVVLFGYPGIHYNKGIERSFASVHRA; translated from the coding sequence ATGGCCATTCCCACATCACGCACGCAAAGCGCGGCCACTGTATGCATAGAAACCGCGCTCTGCACTGGCTGTGGCCAGTGCGTGGCCGTGTGCAAGGATTTTGGCCTGCGGATTGAAGGCGGCAAGGCCTGCCTTGCCCCCCAACCTCTTTTTGGCTGCGTGGGCTGTGCCCATTGCATGGCTGTTTGTCCTGCCGGGGCCATAACCGTGCGGGGCCGGGCGTTGGGCCCGGAAGATATGTTTGCCCTGCCGCCCCAGAGCAGCGCCGCGAGTTTTGATGCCTATTACGCCCTGCTACGCCGGCGCAGAAGCGTGCGCGAATTTATGCCCGCCGAGGTGGGGCCGGAGCTGGTTGAGCGCATCCTTGACGCGGCCCGCACCGCGCCCACCGGAGTGCCGCCTTCGGACGTCAATGTGCTTGTGCTGGACAGCCGGGAGAAAAACCGCGCCTTCACCAGTGATTTTTGCGCACACCTCAAAACCCTTGGCTGGCTCACTGCCCCCTGGTTTCTTTGGCTTATGCGCCCATTCTGGGGCAAGGCCAATGACGGGCTGTTCCGTAATTTTGTGCGGCCTGCGCTGGCGGCGTTCACGTCTTCAATGGATGCGGGAAAAAGTATCGTGACCTATGATGCGCCCCTGGTCATGTATTTTTACGGTTCGCCCTGGGCAGACCCCGCTGATCCGCTGGTTGCCGCATCCCTTGCCATGCTGGCGGGCGAGGCTCTGGGCCTTGGCACCTGCATGATAGGTTCCATCCACCCTTTGTTGCAGTGGGGCGGCAGCGCTGCGCGTTTTCGCAAACGGCACGGCATCCGCTGCAAAAGCCGCGAGGGCGTGGTGGTACTGTTTGGCTATCCGGGCATCCATTACAACAAGGGTATTGAACGCAGTTTTGCCTCGGTGCATCGGGCATAG
- the fliR gene encoding flagellar biosynthetic protein FliR — protein sequence MDVYNYDPASVLSLLLTMMRVSIVMFMLPVFSTNNIPTQVKAAITIVFCLGVWPHLTLPAAALPAHPFDVALMMLGEMVLGLVLGMAVNFLFMGIQAGGELLGFQMGFTMINFADPLTGNQTGVTAFFLWMVSLLVFLSLDGHLYMIKGFAASFDLVPPGGLFIGPVVLRQILYLASQMFVLALQIAAPVMVALFMVEVSLGLMARTSPQIPIMEFGFPIKVMVGFFFLGLLMVIMSDRIASFVQGLDSLFINLLRSMSPLYQ from the coding sequence ATGGATGTTTATAACTACGATCCGGCCAGTGTGCTCAGCCTGCTGCTCACCATGATGCGCGTAAGTATCGTCATGTTCATGCTGCCCGTTTTTTCCACCAACAACATTCCTACGCAGGTCAAGGCGGCCATAACCATTGTTTTTTGCCTGGGCGTATGGCCGCACCTCACGCTCCCCGCCGCCGCACTGCCTGCGCATCCCTTTGACGTGGCGCTCATGATGCTGGGAGAGATGGTGCTGGGTCTGGTACTTGGCATGGCCGTCAATTTTCTGTTTATGGGCATTCAGGCGGGTGGTGAGCTGCTGGGCTTTCAGATGGGCTTTACCATGATCAACTTTGCCGATCCGCTCACCGGCAACCAGACAGGCGTCACGGCATTTTTTCTGTGGATGGTGTCCCTGCTCGTTTTTCTGAGCCTTGACGGACATCTGTATATGATCAAGGGATTTGCGGCCTCATTTGACCTTGTGCCGCCGGGAGGGCTGTTTATCGGGCCAGTAGTGCTGCGTCAGATCCTGTATCTGGCCTCGCAGATGTTTGTGCTGGCCTTGCAGATCGCAGCCCCGGTCATGGTGGCCCTGTTCATGGTTGAAGTGTCGCTGGGCCTCATGGCCCGCACCTCGCCGCAGATACCCATTATGGAATTTGGTTTCCCCATCAAGGTGATGGTGGGCTTTTTCTTTCTGGGGCTGCTCATGGTCATCATGTCTGACCGCATCGCATCCTTTGTGCAGGGGCTGGACAGCCTGTTCATCAACCTGCTGCGGTCCATGAGTCCCTTGTACCAGTAA
- a CDS encoding alpha-1,2-fucosyltransferase, with the protein MSFSIDVAAIQRMALVKVDGGLGSQMWQYALSLAVGKSSSFTVKHDLSWFRHYAKDIRGIENRFFILNSVFTNINLRLASENERLFFHIALNRYPDSICNFDPDILALKQPTYLGGYYVNAQYVTSAEKEIREAYVFAPAVEESNQAMLQTIHAAPMPVAVHVRRGDYIGSMHEVLTPRYFERAFKILAAALQPKPTFFVFSNGMEWTKKAFAGLPYDFVYVDANDNDNVAGDLFLMTQCKHFTISNSSLSWWGAWLSQRAENKTVIMPSKWRGGKSPIPGECMRVEGWHMCPVE; encoded by the coding sequence ATGTCTTTTTCGATCGATGTAGCCGCTATCCAGCGTATGGCACTTGTGAAGGTGGACGGTGGCCTGGGCAGTCAGATGTGGCAATACGCCCTTTCCTTGGCTGTGGGGAAAAGCAGTTCCTTTACGGTAAAACACGATTTGTCCTGGTTTCGTCATTACGCCAAGGATATACGCGGGATCGAAAACAGGTTTTTTATCCTTAACAGCGTTTTTACCAATATCAATCTGCGCTTGGCTTCTGAAAACGAACGCCTGTTCTTTCATATAGCTCTCAATCGGTATCCCGACAGCATTTGCAATTTTGATCCTGACATACTTGCCCTGAAACAGCCCACCTACCTCGGCGGCTATTATGTCAATGCGCAGTATGTAACCAGCGCGGAAAAAGAAATTCGCGAGGCCTATGTCTTTGCGCCAGCAGTGGAAGAGAGCAACCAGGCCATGCTGCAAACCATACATGCCGCGCCGATGCCGGTAGCCGTGCACGTACGACGCGGCGACTACATCGGCTCGATGCATGAGGTCCTTACCCCACGGTATTTTGAACGCGCCTTCAAAATTTTGGCAGCGGCGTTGCAGCCAAAGCCAACTTTTTTTGTTTTTTCCAATGGCATGGAGTGGACAAAAAAAGCCTTCGCCGGTCTTCCCTACGATTTTGTTTACGTGGATGCCAACGACAACGACAATGTCGCAGGGGATCTTTTTTTGATGACGCAGTGTAAACACTTCACCATCTCAAATTCTTCGCTGAGCTGGTGGGGGGCCTGGCTTTCGCAGCGGGCGGAGAATAAAACCGTCATCATGCCCAGCAAGTGGCGTGGCGGCAAAAGCCCCATCCCGGGAGAATGCATGCGAGTGGAAGGCTGGCATATGTGCCCGGTAGAATAA
- a CDS encoding DUF268 domain-containing protein — protein MKSEEMALKERFLLRFLEVAEQLQDGGRFLCRKEDLHPCLNDAQGTTPFDAHYIYHTAWAARVLARTRPASHIDISSSLYFVSIASAFVPITFYDYRPAPLTLGNLRCKRADLTSLPFADESVDSLSCMHVVEHIGLERYGDPFSPQGDIAAMRELARVLGRGGRLLFAVPIGGVAKIHYNAHRIYTYSAVLEAFGSLCLEEFALVTDRGEFIAHASEAEAQQQKYGCGCFLFRKQK, from the coding sequence GTGAAAAGTGAAGAAATGGCGCTGAAAGAACGGTTTCTTCTGCGGTTTCTGGAAGTGGCGGAGCAGCTGCAAGATGGCGGGCGTTTCCTCTGCCGCAAGGAAGATCTGCACCCCTGCCTGAATGATGCGCAGGGCACAACCCCCTTTGACGCCCATTATATCTACCATACGGCGTGGGCGGCACGCGTTCTTGCACGCACGCGGCCTGCAAGCCATATAGACATTTCTTCGAGCCTCTATTTTGTGTCCATCGCGTCGGCCTTTGTGCCCATCACGTTTTACGACTATCGCCCCGCCCCCCTTACCCTTGGCAACCTGCGCTGCAAACGGGCCGACCTTACCAGCCTCCCCTTTGCTGACGAAAGTGTGGATTCCCTGTCGTGCATGCACGTTGTGGAGCATATTGGCCTTGAGCGCTATGGCGATCCTTTTTCTCCCCAGGGGGATATTGCAGCCATGCGCGAACTGGCGCGTGTTCTTGGCAGGGGAGGGCGTCTGCTCTTTGCTGTTCCCATTGGCGGGGTGGCAAAAATTCACTACAACGCTCACCGTATCTACACATACAGCGCGGTTTTGGAGGCCTTTGGCTCCCTGTGTCTTGAGGAATTTGCCCTTGTCACCGACAGGGGAGAATTTATTGCGCATGCGTCAGAAGCGGAAGCGCAGCAACAGAAGTACGGCTGCGGTTGTTTTCTTTTCAGAAAACAGAAGTAG
- the nth gene encoding endonuclease III — protein sequence MSVKSSPQATARNVLAALQKRYPHPRTHLDAQNAWELLVATVLAAQCTDARVNTVTPELFRRWPSPAALAEAPLEELESVIRPTGFFHSKAKNLLGAARRVRDVFDGQIPKSIEDLVTIPGVARKTANVVLFGAYGINEGLAVDTHVKRIAYRLGLTDETDPIPIERDLMKLFPREEWGDVNHRMVWFGREVCDARKPLCDTCEMLSFCPRREPPKAAKAAKGRK from the coding sequence ATGAGCGTAAAATCATCCCCACAGGCAACGGCCCGGAACGTTCTTGCCGCCCTGCAAAAACGCTATCCACACCCGCGCACTCATCTGGACGCCCAAAATGCATGGGAACTGCTGGTAGCCACAGTGCTGGCGGCGCAGTGCACAGATGCCAGGGTGAATACCGTTACGCCGGAGCTGTTCCGCCGCTGGCCCTCCCCTGCCGCTCTGGCAGAGGCCCCGCTGGAAGAACTGGAAAGCGTCATCCGGCCCACAGGATTTTTTCACAGCAAGGCCAAGAATCTGCTGGGCGCGGCGCGGCGTGTGCGTGATGTTTTTGACGGACAGATTCCCAAAAGCATTGAAGACCTCGTCACCATCCCCGGCGTTGCCCGCAAAACAGCCAATGTGGTGCTGTTTGGCGCATACGGCATCAACGAGGGGCTTGCGGTCGATACGCATGTAAAACGCATCGCCTACCGCCTGGGGCTGACGGACGAAACCGATCCCATACCTATTGAGCGCGACCTCATGAAACTTTTTCCGCGCGAGGAATGGGGCGATGTGAACCACCGCATGGTCTGGTTTGGGCGCGAAGTGTGCGATGCGCGCAAACCCCTGTGCGACACATGCGAAATGCTGAGCTTCTGCCCCCGGCGCGAACCGCCCAAGGCAGCCAAGGCCGCGAAGGGCCGCAAATAG